The DNA window CACTAAACTAAAAACAATTTTGGCACAAAAATATTGCTCTTGGCATCTGAATGCAAGAATGTCCCCAAAATACCATACTTGTTCTTTACTTGGTTGTGCTGTACTGCTGTGCATTTTTACATTTCTACattcgatttttcttttttgcgaaCAAGCAAAAAGGATTGAGCGTCAATATAGATTTCTACATTTGAATTTCTCCTCTGAAGAAACGCTATCTGGACTTCTTGAGATGTACTGTGTCAGTACCCAAAATGACAATGCCTGCAGGGTTCCAGAAACTTATACTCGACAAAGGAGGGTATTTTCCCCGCGATGTGTCTTCTGGCTGCCTCGAAAGCTCTTCGTGCTTCCAAGATCCCTCCTCTCATCATAGGATAGCATTCGCCCATGGCCAAATGGTTCTTGCCAGAGAAGTTGGCTGTATCCAGCGTAATGCACTTGAGCGATGGTGCATTCTCAAGAACGTGAGTTGTTAGCTCAATCATGCTCTTTGAAGAATTGAAGCCGGTGATCGTCACATTCTGGAGGTTGGCATGTCCGTCGTGCAGAATTCGCCTCAAATCCGTAGGTTCTCCATAAAGAATCGAATCATGCCTTTCGAACCGCTGCTCTACCTGCATAGGAATAGTAGTAGTTGCTCATTAAAACTTGGTCACGTACTCCTCATCAAGTACAGCCACTAATAGTGATTATAGaagcttaaaatattttatcatGAGAAAAGCCCAAACTGAATTGCTGCTGTTGGCTTGTGAAGCACCACAGATGTTCTCTATTTGATTGTCTTACTAGTGCGTATTTAAGTACTAAACTATTTCTAATATTGTGAGaaactatattaaaaatatctacAACAAACTATACCGAATTAATTATCCTGCCAAATTTGCTAAGAGGAAGCCCCCAGAGGCCCAAACTGCAAGCATTAACAGAACTTTTATGATTTGCGGTACGCAACATTGAGAAAGTGACATACGTGCAAGATGAAAGTTTCCAAGGCAGGGGAAGCATCCAAGAAAGAAACCAGAGAAAAGAAATCATAGCTGGGAAGTGAGGCAAATAATTCTTTAAGATAAATCTCCAAGAACTTGAGGTGGAGGAACTTGCTGGGCACCACTGGCATACTGGTCAtctgaaagaaaagaagaagagatgtCTCAGGAATTAATCGTGTTTGTTTCATGTGCACGTATGACATGCACTCAGGAATTAATCGTGTTTGTTTCATGTGCACGTATGACATGCATATCACCAGCATGTAATTAATTGTAGTTATAAAGCAACTGGATGGCACAAAGAAAACAATAATGCATACCTCATTAGGAGATGACACGATAAGTGATTCAATATTTGGCAAAATGGATGGAAGCTTGGTACGAGCATAACAGACAATGTCGGCTTCATTGTAACCCATCAGACGTATGTCCTTGACCTGCAGTGGATCTCCAAGAGAGATTTTTACTCCAACATCCCCATAGATAAACGTGGAGAGTTTTGGAGCATCTATCTCTATCACTTGTAGCATTTGACATTTTGTAACCTCGAGGTACTTGAGCTGTTGCATCAGGCAAGGTACCTTAAACTTGATTATATCACTGCAATCAGAAATTACCAATCGCTCCAAAGAGAATGAATTGGAAAGGAACTGCCCTAACTCCTCCCCACAAATATCGACTTTACATAGATGCAAGCTTGTCAAGC is part of the Oryza glaberrima chromosome 4, OglaRS2, whole genome shotgun sequence genome and encodes:
- the LOC127771012 gene encoding uncharacterized protein LOC127771012; the protein is MNGKRKRSGGSMETRAIKCRTMQLLHELQTNELGASAKIIDAPPRRGDISTGIMRELPLDKLPEDILHRVYSLMPLKDAVRAACVSHGFLRCWRRYPILILNNKTIGLIMRKLSLDDMESYAVSKIDHIIKSHSGIGVKVLKLQLFACPNISAAVLDKWFVTVIKPGIEELSLEMSSLKKRTVYNFPCSVLSNKAGGGTIRSLFLSSCAFHPTVTLGCNRSLTSLHLCKVDICGEELGQFLSNSFSLERLVISDCSDIIKFKVPCLMQQLKYLEVTKCQMLQVIEIDAPKLSTFIYGDVGVKISLGDPLQVKDIRLMGYNEADIVCYARTKLPSILPNIESLIVSSPNEMTSMPVVPSKFLHLKFLEIYLKELFASLPSYDFFSLVSFLDASPALETFILHVEQRFERHDSILYGEPTDLRRILHDGHANLQNVTITGFNSSKSMIELTTHVLENAPSLKCITLDTANFSGKNHLAMGECYPMMRGGILEARRAFEAARRHIAGKIPSFVEYKFLEPCRHCHFGY